A window from Catalinimonas alkaloidigena encodes these proteins:
- a CDS encoding response regulator transcription factor, producing MISTTQTTTHVVLVDDHLLFRKGMVELVNGFAGYQVVGEASNGREFVQQLSPQNLPDILLLDISMPIMDGFETARWMEQRYPEVKILALSMHNDEETILKMLKAGVNGYVLKNADPEELQAALQAIDQEGTYYSSHVTQVLYNNLVRKKEVQVELNEREVEFLKLACTELPYKSFSPLLQVHPRVVEGIREGLFKKLNVTSRVGLVIYAIKHGIYTIE from the coding sequence ATGATCTCGACCACACAGACCACCACCCACGTTGTGCTGGTAGACGACCACCTGTTGTTCCGGAAAGGCATGGTCGAACTGGTGAACGGCTTCGCCGGCTATCAGGTCGTGGGCGAAGCAAGCAACGGCCGGGAGTTTGTGCAGCAGCTTTCTCCCCAGAACTTACCCGACATTCTGCTGCTCGACATCAGCATGCCCATTATGGATGGATTTGAAACCGCCCGTTGGATGGAGCAGCGGTACCCGGAGGTGAAGATTCTGGCCTTGTCGATGCACAACGATGAAGAGACGATCCTGAAGATGCTGAAAGCGGGGGTCAACGGTTATGTGTTAAAAAATGCCGATCCCGAAGAGTTGCAGGCCGCTCTGCAAGCGATAGACCAGGAAGGGACGTACTATTCGTCGCATGTTACGCAAGTGTTGTACAACAACTTGGTGCGGAAGAAAGAGGTGCAGGTGGAACTGAACGAACGCGAAGTCGAATTTTTGAAGCTGGCCTGCACGGAATTGCCGTACAAGTCGTTTTCGCCGCTGTTGCAGGTGCACCCCCGCGTGGTGGAAGGTATCCGGGAAGGGTTGTTCAAAAAACTGAACGTGACTTCGCGCGTAGGGCTGGTGATCTACGCCATCAAACACGGTATTTATACCATCGAGTAA